One Chroococcidiopsis sp. TS-821 genomic window carries:
- a CDS encoding cyclopropane-fatty-acyl-phospholipid synthase family protein, protein MQFRRTAWILMASVGFAVGVAGCNSQTLTNAQTPQVETPTQSPERQPDVVYVPTPQVVVDEMLELAKVTKDDVVYDLGSGDGRIPITAAQKYGARGVGIDINPERIREANENAQKAGVTDRVTFLQQDLFQSDFSEATVVTLYLLPELNVKLRPQLFQQLKPGTRVVSHDFDMGEWKPDRVVQTQEGSTIYYWVIPEQIPANLRDTDSNT, encoded by the coding sequence ATGCAATTCAGACGAACAGCATGGATATTGATGGCAAGTGTTGGCTTCGCCGTAGGAGTTGCAGGATGTAACTCACAAACGCTAACGAATGCGCAAACCCCGCAAGTTGAAACTCCTACTCAAAGTCCCGAACGTCAACCAGATGTCGTTTACGTACCAACTCCGCAGGTAGTCGTCGACGAAATGCTCGAACTTGCCAAAGTTACAAAAGATGATGTTGTCTATGACTTAGGTAGCGGCGATGGTAGAATACCAATTACTGCAGCACAGAAATATGGTGCGCGGGGTGTAGGTATTGATATTAATCCAGAACGAATTCGCGAAGCTAACGAAAACGCTCAAAAAGCCGGAGTTACCGATCGCGTTACATTTCTCCAACAAGACTTGTTCCAAAGCGACTTTAGCGAAGCAACTGTAGTCACGCTATACTTACTACCGGAACTGAACGTCAAACTACGTCCTCAATTATTCCAACAACTCAAGCCAGGTACGCGCGTTGTCTCCCACGATTTTGATATGGGTGAGTGGAAACCCGATCGAGTCGTGCAAACGCAAGAAGGTTCGACAATTTACTATTGGGTGATTCCCGAACAGATTCCAGCAAATTTACGCGACACTGACTCAAATACGTAA
- a CDS encoding Uma2 family endonuclease, with amino-acid sequence MIQVPSKKLTLAEFLELPETEPASEYIDGQIIQKPMPQGKHSAIQGELVSVINSVVKSKRIARAFPELRCTFGDRSIVPDIAVFIWNRIPRDRNGEVANIIPIAPDWTIKILSPAQSQTKVTKNILHCLQHGTQMGWLIDPDEQTVFIYRPKQETAVIDAPEETLPVPSFASELCLTLKNLCEWLLE; translated from the coding sequence ATGATACAAGTACCATCTAAAAAATTGACATTGGCGGAGTTTTTAGAATTACCGGAAACAGAACCCGCAAGTGAATATATTGATGGTCAAATTATCCAAAAACCGATGCCACAAGGAAAACATAGTGCAATTCAGGGAGAATTGGTATCGGTCATCAACAGTGTAGTCAAATCTAAGCGCATCGCGCGTGCATTTCCTGAACTACGTTGTACCTTTGGCGATCGCTCAATTGTTCCTGACATTGCAGTTTTTATTTGGAATCGGATTCCCCGCGATCGAAATGGGGAGGTAGCGAATATTATTCCTATTGCTCCAGATTGGACAATTAAAATCTTATCTCCAGCTCAAAGCCAAACAAAAGTCACAAAAAATATTCTTCACTGTCTGCAACATGGTACTCAGATGGGTTGGTTGATCGATCCGGACGAACAAACCGTGTTTATCTATCGTCCCAAACAAGAAACTGCTGTGATTGATGCACCAGAGGAAACTCTTCCTGTACCATCGTTTGCGAGTGAGTTATGCTTGACATTAAAGAATTTGTGTGAATGGTTGCTAGAGTAA
- a CDS encoding glutathione S-transferase family protein produces the protein MLKLYGGARSRASIVQWYLEELAVPYEFVLLDMQAGEHRQADFLAINPMGKVPAIVDGDFQLWESGAILLYLAEKYGGEFSSLAERATAAQWVLFANATLGPGIFIEANRDREMPRLLTPLNEIFSRQPFLLGDSFSVTDVAVGSMLCYIPIMLKLDLSNYPDVLNYMKRLSERPAFQKSIGNRS, from the coding sequence ATGCTCAAACTCTATGGGGGCGCGCGTAGCCGTGCGTCGATCGTTCAGTGGTATTTAGAAGAATTGGCAGTTCCTTACGAATTTGTCTTGCTGGATATGCAAGCTGGAGAACACCGCCAAGCCGATTTTCTCGCAATCAACCCGATGGGCAAAGTTCCAGCGATCGTTGATGGAGATTTTCAACTTTGGGAATCTGGCGCAATTTTGTTGTATCTTGCCGAAAAGTATGGTGGAGAATTTTCGTCACTTGCAGAACGGGCAACTGCCGCGCAATGGGTGTTATTTGCTAATGCTACGCTAGGACCAGGAATTTTTATCGAAGCAAACCGCGATCGCGAAATGCCTCGCTTATTAACACCATTGAACGAAATTTTTTCTCGACAACCGTTTTTGCTAGGCGATTCCTTTAGCGTTACCGATGTTGCCGTCGGTTCGATGCTTTGCTATATCCCAATCATGCTCAAACTAGACCTGAGCAACTATCCTGATGTTCTCAATTACATGAAACGATTGTCCGAACGACCTGCTTTTCAAAAATCTATCGGTAATCGCAGTTAA
- a CDS encoding nucleotidyltransferase domain-containing protein, producing MFGSVLQDSFRSDSDIDVLVTLTLDAPWNY from the coding sequence CTGTTCGGTTCTGTACTACAAGATAGTTTTCGTTCTGATAGTGATATTGATGTTTTAGTAACTTTAACTTTAGATGCGCCTTGGAATTACTAA
- a CDS encoding PPC domain-containing protein, which produces MIIKALATGVSHLLLPLTLLAGATNFVPSAIAQQTQQTRLYNPIPLPPSNQVSDTLSERDIPTGDGGFARDYLVRFNQGDNIAIDLTSDHFDTIVTLMSPEGATLAENDDGPDGTTNSLLFTRINQTGNYIIRVRSFGETGGGAFVLRVTRLRPI; this is translated from the coding sequence ATGATCATAAAAGCTTTGGCAACAGGAGTGAGTCATTTGCTCCTTCCCTTAACGTTGCTAGCAGGTGCAACAAATTTCGTTCCTTCAGCGATCGCCCAACAAACTCAACAAACAAGGTTATATAATCCCATTCCCCTACCGCCGAGTAATCAGGTTTCTGACACGCTTTCAGAAAGAGACATTCCTACCGGAGATGGGGGATTTGCGCGCGATTACCTAGTCAGATTCAACCAGGGCGATAATATTGCGATCGATCTCACCTCGGATCACTTTGATACGATTGTTACCTTGATGTCGCCCGAAGGCGCAACACTCGCAGAAAATGATGATGGGCCGGATGGAACAACAAATTCTTTGCTGTTTACGCGCATCAACCAAACTGGAAATTACATCATCCGCGTTCGTTCGTTTGGTGAAACAGGTGGCGGGGCGTTTGTATTGCGAGTAACGCGGTTACGACCAATATGA
- a CDS encoding APC family permease encodes MGTVNTIKPTLLVWDAVALIVGVVIGAGIFETPALVAGNATNSTMVLLTWLLGGGVSIVGALCYAELATTYPHPGGNYYYLQRAFGNSVAFLFAWARLAVIQTGSIVLLAFVFGDYASQLWRLGTYSASIYAAVAIALLTGLNILGVRLGKWTQNWLAAAQVLGLLILIFFGLALATPATGATATAPTVTSSGNFGLAMVFVLLTYGGWNEAAFISAELHNVQKNMLRSLLWSIGIITAIYLLVNIAFLRGLGLAGMAESEALAAQLMRQAVGEPGAIFISLLVVVTTLCSTNATIFTGARTNYALGRDFSLFRFLGQWKTQGSTPATALLVQGAIALLLVLLGTITRNGFETMVDYTAPVFWFFFLLTGVSLFVLRRRDREIVRPFRVPLYPFIPLLFCVFCAYMLQSSLAYTGVGALVGVAVLLAGIPLLVITRMMRDSSIRRE; translated from the coding sequence ATGGGTACAGTCAATACGATTAAACCGACACTGTTAGTATGGGATGCTGTTGCACTCATTGTTGGTGTTGTTATCGGTGCTGGGATTTTTGAAACACCCGCGCTTGTCGCCGGTAATGCGACTAATAGCACTATGGTACTGCTGACATGGTTATTAGGCGGTGGTGTATCCATAGTTGGTGCTTTGTGCTATGCAGAACTGGCAACAACCTATCCCCATCCTGGTGGTAACTACTACTACTTACAACGCGCATTTGGCAATAGTGTTGCCTTTTTATTCGCCTGGGCGCGGCTAGCAGTCATTCAGACAGGTTCGATTGTTCTTTTAGCGTTTGTTTTTGGCGACTATGCTTCGCAGCTATGGCGTTTGGGAACTTATTCAGCTTCGATTTATGCTGCTGTGGCGATCGCTTTACTCACGGGTTTGAATATCCTGGGCGTACGCTTGGGAAAATGGACGCAAAATTGGTTAGCCGCAGCCCAAGTACTCGGCTTACTCATACTGATTTTCTTTGGACTTGCGTTGGCGACACCCGCAACAGGTGCAACTGCAACCGCGCCGACAGTAACCTCGTCAGGAAATTTTGGGTTAGCGATGGTGTTTGTGCTGTTAACTTACGGTGGTTGGAACGAAGCTGCGTTTATTTCCGCCGAGTTACACAACGTGCAAAAAAATATGCTGCGATCGCTGTTGTGGAGTATTGGCATTATCACCGCAATATACCTGCTAGTGAACATAGCTTTCTTGCGGGGGTTAGGTTTGGCAGGTATGGCAGAATCAGAAGCCTTAGCCGCACAGTTGATGCGTCAAGCGGTGGGCGAACCTGGAGCGATATTCATTAGCTTACTAGTTGTTGTCACGACTTTGTGTTCGACGAATGCGACAATTTTTACGGGTGCGAGGACAAACTATGCGTTAGGAAGGGATTTTTCGCTGTTTCGCTTTTTAGGACAATGGAAAACCCAAGGAAGTACGCCAGCCACAGCCTTACTCGTACAAGGGGCGATCGCGTTATTACTCGTTTTACTCGGCACAATTACCCGCAATGGCTTTGAAACAATGGTAGACTATACCGCCCCTGTGTTTTGGTTCTTTTTCTTACTAACGGGCGTGTCGCTATTTGTTTTGCGCCGACGCGATCGCGAAATTGTCCGTCCGTTTCGCGTTCCGCTTTATCCATTCATTCCGCTATTATTTTGTGTGTTCTGCGCTTATATGCTGCAATCTAGCTTGGCTTATACCGGAGTTGGAGCGTTAGTAGGTGTCGCAGTGTTGCTAGCTGGTATACCGTTATTAGTCATCACGCGAATGATGCGTGACAGTAGCATAAGGAGAGAGTAA
- a CDS encoding tetratricopeptide repeat protein, producing MNSQSLKSPQAYQHQRQPSTWKQDSFASKSQILPDKFLRTYARSQAQQGNYTEAIALLNQLITRHPEDAIDYNNRGLIYFQSGQLYPALADYNTAIQLKPTLASAYNNRANCYAACGQLAEALADYDTAIDLNPSYVRAWINRGITLRELGQYEQAIENFDIAEILGQLPANIYAERGRTYHLWGDWNLAIADYRRALELISEDAERLRYQVENWLAQLIAS from the coding sequence ATGAATAGTCAATCATTAAAATCGCCTCAAGCTTATCAACATCAACGTCAACCCAGTACTTGGAAGCAAGATTCGTTTGCATCTAAGTCACAAATACTGCCAGACAAGTTTTTACGTACCTATGCGCGTTCTCAGGCGCAACAAGGAAACTACACAGAAGCAATCGCTCTACTCAATCAGTTAATTACCCGCCATCCAGAAGACGCGATCGACTACAACAATCGCGGATTGATTTATTTCCAAAGTGGGCAGCTGTATCCGGCACTCGCTGATTATAACACCGCAATTCAACTCAAACCGACATTAGCTAGCGCTTACAACAATCGCGCGAATTGTTACGCTGCGTGCGGGCAACTCGCTGAAGCACTCGCCGATTATGATACAGCAATTGACCTCAATCCTAGCTACGTGCGAGCTTGGATCAATCGCGGGATTACTTTACGCGAACTAGGACAATACGAACAAGCCATCGAAAACTTTGATATCGCTGAAATTTTAGGTCAACTGCCTGCAAATATTTACGCTGAACGCGGTCGGACGTATCATTTATGGGGAGACTGGAATTTAGCGATTGCTGACTATCGTCGCGCACTTGAGTTAATATCAGAAGATGCGGAACGCCTGCGTTATCAAGTCGAAAATTGGCTCGCGCAGTTGATCGCTAGCTAG
- a CDS encoding site-specific DNA-methyltransferase, producing MTLPNPLYTTDYGAAYVGDSLKLLDQLESDSIDLVITSPPFALQRKKTYGNVEQEDYVDWLLEFGKKVYRVLNSTGSFVLDLGGAYQSKRPIRSLYNYRILIKLCDELEFRLAEEFFWFNPAKLPSPIEWVNKRKIRVKDSVNTVWWLSKTDNPKANVSNVLVPYSERMKKLQADPQKYYKPKERPSGHDIGKNFATDNGGAIPSNLLEIPNTESNSSYIQLCNSIAIPPHPARFPQKLPMFFINFLTEPGDKVLDIFAGSNTTGFVAEQLERNWIAFEKDLTYLAASAFRFLDKSQSLEDVLSLYERLCQQESICITTSNQLALKS from the coding sequence GTGACCCTTCCAAATCCTTTATACACTACAGATTACGGTGCAGCTTATGTTGGTGATTCACTGAAACTGCTAGATCAACTTGAATCTGATTCAATTGACTTGGTCATCACTTCACCACCTTTTGCTCTACAACGTAAAAAAACTTATGGAAACGTAGAACAAGAAGATTACGTTGATTGGTTACTGGAATTTGGCAAAAAAGTTTATCGAGTTCTTAACTCCACTGGTAGCTTCGTCCTAGATTTAGGCGGCGCTTATCAAAGTAAACGCCCAATTCGCTCTCTTTACAACTATAGAATTTTAATTAAACTTTGTGATGAATTAGAATTTAGGCTTGCTGAAGAGTTCTTTTGGTTCAACCCAGCAAAACTCCCCTCACCTATTGAATGGGTTAATAAGCGCAAGATTCGAGTAAAAGATTCCGTAAATACTGTTTGGTGGCTCTCAAAAACTGATAATCCTAAAGCTAATGTAAGCAATGTTTTAGTGCCTTACTCTGAGCGAATGAAGAAGTTACAAGCAGATCCTCAGAAATACTACAAACCAAAAGAAAGACCCTCAGGTCATGATATTGGTAAAAATTTTGCTACTGACAACGGTGGTGCTATTCCATCAAATTTGTTAGAAATTCCAAATACTGAAAGTAACTCAAGTTATATTCAATTATGTAACTCTATTGCCATACCTCCTCATCCAGCAAGATTTCCGCAAAAGTTACCAATGTTCTTTATCAATTTCTTAACTGAACCAGGTGATAAAGTTTTAGACATCTTTGCAGGCTCAAACACTACAGGTTTTGTAGCTGAACAATTAGAAAGAAACTGGATAGCTTTTGAAAAAGATTTAACCTACTTGGCTGCTTCAGCTTTTCGTTTTCTAGATAAATCTCAAAGCTTAGAAGATGTTCTTTCTCTTTATGAACGTCTTTGTCAGCAAGAATCTATTTGCATAACTACCTCAAACCAATTAGCTCTAAAATCGTGA
- the cobS gene encoding adenosylcobinamide-GDP ribazoletransferase, with amino-acid sequence MVDKQQWWKQLWFDIAAALAFYTCLPIPGAIKLDFERVSRYVPLVGLLIGGILGLLDAGFHFVGIPVLTRSVLVVVSWIALTGGLHLDGAMDTADGLAVQDPQRRLQVMADSATGAFGAIAAVALLLLKTAALSEISFDRWLSLMAVCGWGRWGQQIAIARYPYLKPTGKGSFHKAALQPQDILLGLLLLLSLSGLKIVLNGDVALDAVVMAASGIAIAFLTSAWFNHKLGGHTGDTYGAVVEWTEALLLCVLTIPHR; translated from the coding sequence GTGGTGGATAAGCAACAGTGGTGGAAACAACTCTGGTTCGATATTGCAGCAGCGCTTGCTTTTTATACTTGTCTTCCCATACCTGGGGCGATAAAGCTAGATTTTGAGCGCGTATCTCGCTATGTACCGCTCGTTGGTTTATTAATTGGGGGAATTCTGGGATTATTAGATGCTGGGTTCCACTTTGTTGGAATCCCTGTGCTAACTCGCAGTGTCTTAGTTGTCGTTAGCTGGATTGCCTTGACTGGCGGCTTACACTTGGATGGAGCGATGGATACTGCTGATGGCTTAGCCGTACAAGATCCGCAACGAAGACTACAAGTCATGGCAGATAGTGCAACAGGAGCATTTGGCGCGATCGCAGCAGTCGCTCTATTACTGCTAAAAACGGCGGCGTTAAGTGAGATCAGTTTCGATCGTTGGTTGAGTTTGATGGCTGTGTGCGGTTGGGGACGCTGGGGACAACAAATCGCGATCGCCCGTTATCCTTACCTCAAACCAACGGGTAAAGGTTCGTTCCATAAAGCTGCATTGCAGCCGCAAGATATTTTACTAGGATTGTTACTCTTACTAAGTTTGAGTGGCTTAAAAATTGTCCTCAATGGCGATGTGGCTCTTGATGCGGTAGTTATGGCGGCGAGTGGAATTGCGATCGCGTTTCTTACGAGTGCTTGGTTTAATCATAAACTCGGCGGTCACACTGGAGACACCTACGGCGCGGTTGTCGAATGGACAGAAGCATTATTACTATGCGTGCTGACGATACCACACCGCTAA
- a CDS encoding ComF family protein, producing MANWTLNFQSLLNLFLESQCPLCQRPTPQEFCQDCTRQLQRCKLSNHQEFWQGELPVFVWGNYSGSLKRAIAALKYDNQPQIAKPLGQWLAQAWLNSQPQQKLVVVPIPLHAAKLKIRGYNQAELLAESFCHFTGLGLQPQGLKRIKATDAQFSLSGSQREENLADAFVLGTEFHRQRPNNRVLLLDDIYTTGATVRSAVQALQKQGIAVYGVVAIATPSRNMLPKGKIK from the coding sequence ATGGCAAATTGGACGCTAAATTTTCAGAGCTTACTTAATTTATTTTTAGAATCGCAGTGCCCGCTTTGCCAGCGTCCGACTCCGCAAGAATTTTGTCAAGACTGTACAAGACAGCTACAACGTTGTAAATTATCGAATCATCAAGAGTTTTGGCAAGGAGAGTTACCCGTCTTCGTCTGGGGCAACTATAGCGGATCGCTCAAACGCGCGATCGCCGCTTTGAAATATGACAATCAACCACAAATCGCTAAACCGTTAGGTCAATGGCTAGCGCAAGCTTGGCTCAATTCGCAACCTCAACAAAAGTTAGTTGTCGTTCCTATTCCATTACACGCCGCCAAATTGAAAATACGCGGTTACAATCAAGCCGAATTACTAGCCGAGAGCTTTTGTCATTTTACCGGATTAGGTTTACAGCCCCAGGGATTAAAACGCATTAAGGCAACAGACGCACAGTTTAGTTTATCGGGCTCGCAAAGAGAAGAAAATTTAGCAGATGCATTTGTGCTTGGAACCGAATTTCATCGCCAACGTCCAAATAATCGAGTGCTATTGCTTGATGATATTTATACCACTGGGGCAACCGTGCGTTCAGCAGTTCAAGCTTTACAAAAACAAGGAATTGCCGTGTATGGTGTTGTCGCAATCGCCACTCCTAGTAGAAATATGCTCCCAAAAGGGAAAATAAAGTAA
- the mrdA gene encoding penicillin-binding protein 2 — MALFPPQFTGKNTAARTVGRDRQSLAIVLSITILLFGGIGSRLAYLQLIEGAQLRQLADNNRIRLIPKQPERGNIFDRNGKILASSRLSHAVYIWPQAPKKATWPTTRTRLAKILNIPETEIQQRLDKAGDNSPTLVRIARDLNPAQITALAEYRNELRDVEVYIEAVRNYPNQEIAAHVLGYTGEINDEELAKKRSEGYRLGDVIGKMGVEAAFEKQLRGEWGGQQVEVDGAGRILRLLGEKPAKPGRDVHLTIDLNLQKAAEAALGQRQGAIVALDPNNGEVLAMVSRPAFDPNIFSKRVTPEIWQQLQSKQHPFVNRALQSFPPASTFKVITTTAGIESGKFAPNATLPTYGCMNIGGTSFCDWNRAGFGRLGFVGALAWSSNTFYYQVAQRVGAATLIDWTRRYGFGQKTGIELASEESAGLVADDSWKQKNLNLPWSVGDTVNMSIGQGFLQVTPLQLAVMFAVPANGGDRVQPHLLKDNKDSKSWRESLNLKPETVRVLRQGLRQVVSGGTGQVLNVPTLPPIAGKSGTAQAFGKQSHAWFGAYAPADKPEIVVVAFAEHSGGGGGKVAAPMVLKVLETYFKQ; from the coding sequence ATGGCTTTATTCCCGCCTCAGTTTACTGGGAAAAATACTGCTGCACGAACTGTAGGACGCGATCGCCAATCTTTAGCGATCGTGTTGAGTATCACTATTCTCTTATTCGGGGGTATAGGAAGTCGTTTAGCATATTTGCAGTTAATTGAAGGGGCTCAACTACGACAGTTAGCAGATAATAACCGCATCCGCTTAATTCCGAAACAACCTGAACGAGGCAACATTTTTGACCGTAATGGCAAAATTCTAGCAAGTAGCCGTCTCTCTCATGCGGTCTATATTTGGCCGCAAGCGCCCAAAAAAGCAACTTGGCCAACTACGCGAACTCGGCTAGCGAAGATTCTCAACATCCCAGAAACAGAAATTCAACAGCGATTAGATAAAGCCGGAGACAATTCTCCTACATTAGTACGAATTGCCCGCGACCTCAATCCGGCTCAAATTACTGCTTTAGCTGAATATCGCAACGAACTACGCGACGTTGAAGTATATATCGAAGCTGTACGCAATTACCCCAACCAAGAAATTGCGGCTCATGTTCTTGGATATACAGGGGAAATAAACGATGAAGAGTTAGCTAAAAAGCGCAGTGAAGGCTATCGCTTAGGCGATGTAATTGGCAAAATGGGTGTAGAAGCCGCGTTTGAAAAGCAACTGCGCGGAGAATGGGGCGGTCAACAGGTTGAAGTTGATGGCGCTGGGCGGATTTTGCGACTTTTAGGTGAAAAACCAGCCAAACCTGGTCGCGATGTTCATTTGACGATTGATTTGAACTTACAAAAAGCTGCGGAAGCAGCGTTAGGTCAACGCCAAGGTGCAATTGTCGCCCTCGATCCTAATAATGGTGAAGTGTTGGCAATGGTCAGTCGCCCTGCGTTCGATCCTAATATTTTTTCTAAGCGGGTAACTCCAGAAATATGGCAGCAGCTACAAAGTAAACAGCATCCCTTCGTTAACCGCGCTTTACAAAGTTTTCCGCCAGCAAGTACGTTTAAAGTCATTACAACCACCGCGGGAATTGAATCAGGGAAATTCGCGCCTAACGCAACGCTACCAACGTATGGGTGCATGAATATTGGTGGAACATCATTTTGTGATTGGAATCGTGCAGGATTTGGTCGTTTAGGCTTCGTTGGGGCGCTAGCGTGGAGTAGCAATACCTTTTATTATCAAGTTGCTCAAAGAGTCGGCGCAGCAACGTTAATTGACTGGACGCGCCGTTATGGTTTTGGTCAAAAAACAGGAATCGAATTAGCATCTGAAGAATCAGCAGGTTTAGTTGCAGACGATTCCTGGAAGCAGAAAAATCTCAATTTGCCTTGGAGTGTGGGCGACACCGTTAATATGTCAATTGGGCAAGGATTTTTGCAAGTCACGCCATTGCAACTAGCGGTAATGTTTGCTGTTCCTGCAAATGGTGGCGATCGCGTTCAGCCGCATTTACTGAAAGACAACAAAGACTCAAAAAGCTGGCGCGAGTCGTTGAATTTAAAACCAGAAACAGTGCGCGTACTGCGTCAAGGACTGCGTCAGGTCGTCTCTGGCGGTACAGGTCAAGTTCTTAATGTACCAACGCTTCCACCCATTGCAGGTAAAAGTGGTACTGCACAAGCTTTCGGTAAACAGTCTCACGCTTGGTTTGGTGCTTACGCCCCTGCGGATAAACCAGAAATTGTTGTAGTGGCGTTTGCCGAACACTCTGGCGGTGGTGGTGGTAAGGTTGCTGCACCAATGGTATTGAAGGTGTTAGAGACGTATTTTAAGCAGTGA
- the tgt gene encoding tRNA guanosine(34) transglycosylase Tgt, with translation MSEKFSFQVLAECSQTKARAGFFLTPHGCVATPRFMPVGTLANVKTMTTAQLGETGAQMVLANTYHLHLQPGEAIVAKAGGLHSFMQWHGPMLTDSGGFQVFSLSELRQVTDDGVTFRSPRDGQVINITPEKSIQIQNALGADVIMAFDECPPYPASREVVIDATNRTYRWLERCIAAHQRQDQALFGIVQGGVHLDLRAQAALEIAKLNLPGYAIGGVSVGEPPELIHQIVAATAPLLPREKPRYLMGVGTYREMAKAVAAGVDLFDCVIPTRLARHGAALVQQGDRWNLKNAQFREDFTPLDETCPCYTCQNFTRAYLCHLVRSREILAYTLLSIHNITELIRFTQRMREAILNDSFATEFAPWLTSSVTTDSSNV, from the coding sequence TTGAGTGAGAAATTTTCGTTTCAGGTTTTGGCTGAGTGCAGCCAAACAAAAGCACGCGCTGGATTTTTTTTGACACCACATGGTTGTGTGGCAACACCACGGTTTATGCCAGTGGGAACGCTAGCTAATGTAAAAACAATGACTACAGCGCAATTGGGAGAAACCGGAGCGCAAATGGTGTTAGCCAACACCTATCACCTCCACCTGCAACCTGGCGAAGCAATTGTGGCAAAAGCTGGCGGTTTACACTCGTTTATGCAGTGGCATGGACCAATGCTTACTGATTCGGGTGGATTTCAAGTTTTTAGTTTAAGTGAATTGCGGCAAGTTACTGACGATGGCGTGACGTTTCGTTCGCCGCGCGATGGTCAAGTGATTAATATCACACCGGAAAAATCAATTCAAATTCAAAATGCGCTGGGTGCGGATGTGATTATGGCATTCGATGAATGTCCGCCTTACCCTGCAAGTCGCGAAGTCGTCATAGATGCGACAAATCGAACTTACCGTTGGTTAGAACGTTGTATCGCTGCACATCAACGTCAAGATCAAGCATTGTTTGGCATTGTTCAAGGCGGCGTTCATTTAGATTTACGCGCCCAAGCTGCGCTCGAAATTGCCAAATTAAATCTACCAGGATACGCGATCGGTGGTGTGAGTGTCGGAGAACCACCCGAATTGATTCATCAAATCGTTGCAGCAACCGCGCCGTTACTCCCACGCGAAAAACCGCGCTACTTGATGGGTGTGGGTACGTATCGCGAAATGGCAAAAGCCGTCGCCGCAGGCGTTGATTTATTTGATTGCGTGATTCCGACACGATTAGCGCGACATGGTGCGGCGTTGGTTCAACAAGGCGATCGCTGGAATCTCAAAAATGCGCAGTTTCGCGAAGATTTTACGCCACTCGATGAAACGTGTCCTTGCTACACGTGTCAAAATTTTACCCGCGCGTATTTGTGTCATTTGGTGCGATCGCGCGAAATTTTAGCTTATACGCTTTTGAGTATTCACAACATTACCGAACTCATCCGCTTTACCCAACGAATGCGCGAAGCAATATTAAACGACTCTTTCGCAACCGAATTCGCGCCTTGGTTAACATCATCAGTGACAACAGATTCATCAAACGTTTGA
- a CDS encoding photosystem II reaction center protein K — protein sequence MEAAMLLAKLPEAYSILDPLVDVLPIIPVFFLLLAFVWQAAIGFR from the coding sequence ATGGAAGCTGCAATGTTGTTAGCAAAACTCCCAGAGGCATATTCAATTCTAGACCCCTTGGTAGACGTTCTTCCTATTATTCCAGTATTTTTCTTGTTACTGGCATTTGTGTGGCAAGCAGCGATCGGCTTTAGGTAA